Proteins encoded in a region of the Paenibacillus sp. W2I17 genome:
- a CDS encoding heme biosynthesis protein HemY, translated as MNCKITRNAAKVLKLELDKPENEGKKLRVVITHAHGDHAHYGLDLDTPKENDTVVSTDKEIDVILANDQPLLNGVKIDYLYFPEEGFVITNPSQGNHGDH; from the coding sequence ATGAACTGCAAAATTACGCGTAATGCTGCTAAAGTATTGAAGCTTGAATTGGACAAGCCGGAGAACGAAGGAAAAAAACTGCGCGTTGTCATCACACATGCGCATGGTGACCATGCTCACTACGGGCTGGATCTCGACACACCAAAAGAAAATGATACGGTTGTATCTACCGATAAAGAGATTGATGTCATTCTCGCGAATGATCAGCCTTTGTTGAACGGTGTTAAAATTGATTACCTCTACTTCCCGGAAGAGGGATTTGTTATTACGAATCCGTCCCAAGGTAATCACGGCGACCACTAA
- a CDS encoding aldo/keto reductase, protein MTKHITDCTILNNGVTMPWLGFGTYKAKGKEVQQAVETALEVGYRSIDTASIYGNEEEVGQAIASSGVARNELFVTTKLWNEDQGFDSTLRAFEASQKALGLNVIDLYLIHWPGRDQYKETWRAFERLYSEGSIRAIGVSNFQVHHLQDIIDEGGTVPAVNQVELHPGLIQQELQDFCGAQGIQLEAWSPIMKGKLNHESTLKALAQKYGKTPAQIILRWDIQNQIVTIPKSVTPERIRENADIFDFELTPDELRQIDALDSDKRTGPHPDQLFWD, encoded by the coding sequence ATGACAAAACATATTACAGATTGTACGATTCTGAACAACGGAGTAACGATGCCATGGCTAGGATTTGGAACATATAAAGCAAAAGGTAAGGAAGTACAACAGGCGGTTGAGACCGCTTTGGAGGTTGGATATCGCAGTATTGATACCGCGTCCATCTATGGTAATGAGGAAGAAGTGGGACAAGCTATTGCAAGCAGTGGTGTTGCCCGTAACGAACTGTTTGTGACGACCAAGCTCTGGAACGAGGATCAGGGATTTGATTCAACGTTGAGAGCATTTGAAGCCAGTCAGAAGGCACTTGGACTGAATGTGATTGATCTTTACTTAATTCACTGGCCTGGCAGAGACCAGTATAAGGAGACGTGGAGAGCATTTGAACGTCTATATAGCGAAGGAAGCATCCGTGCGATTGGTGTGAGTAATTTTCAAGTACATCATTTGCAAGATATCATAGATGAGGGCGGAACGGTGCCTGCGGTAAATCAGGTAGAGCTGCATCCGGGTCTGATCCAGCAGGAACTTCAGGATTTCTGCGGGGCGCAAGGAATTCAACTGGAGGCTTGGAGCCCGATCATGAAAGGCAAGCTGAACCATGAGTCCACCCTCAAAGCACTGGCCCAGAAATATGGGAAAACGCCAGCACAGATCATTCTGCGCTGGGACATTCAGAATCAGATTGTGACGATTCCGAAGTCGGTTACCCCGGAGCGTATTCGTGAGAATGCGGATATCTTTGACTTTGAATTGACACCGGATGAGTTGAGACAGATTGATGCGCTGGATTCCGATAAGCGGACGGGTCCACATCCGGATCAACTGTTCTGGGATTAA
- a CDS encoding DUF1450 domain-containing protein, with protein MANDIRVCEKCNHVRLKSIVPKLQKMAPDTEIKIGCKSYCGPCAKRAFVFINGRYISAPTEEEVLAKVAKFVK; from the coding sequence ATGGCTAACGATATCCGCGTATGCGAAAAGTGTAATCATGTCCGACTGAAATCGATTGTGCCCAAGTTGCAAAAAATGGCTCCAGACACGGAGATCAAGATTGGGTGCAAATCCTATTGCGGTCCTTGCGCGAAACGAGCATTTGTCTTTATCAACGGTCGGTATATCAGTGCACCGACAGAAGAAGAAGTGCTCGCCAAAGTCGCAAAGTTCGTGAAGTAA